The following are encoded together in the Hyalangium minutum genome:
- a CDS encoding thioesterase domain-containing protein produces MTAEQNQSLSTEQKKAMLLEHYLKFKPNPKKTDTMVLLRQGAPGAPILFFCPATDGTVNYLRNYLPYLPEDWSMYGCQTPGLEGEQQPYRTIEEIAAFDVKRILEIQPEGPYYIGGFCNGGLVCYEICKQLQDRGKQVALCLDFLPLFPRQWTELAHLESPRKRVVQDFMFVFDEFLGNSMEGFPIEEVLSKDDSIQIDVFLDLLRKHGYLKTDQEELLFRHRVNVYNAGLEAMLAYKPALYRGVIEVIAAGEEAQYHKEIQQDSPYATHLCTVQTNQRKVHFVDVPGKVFVTGKQPEMGMIGELIREITTRAVAK; encoded by the coding sequence ATGACCGCAGAGCAGAACCAGAGCCTGTCCACTGAGCAGAAGAAGGCGATGCTCCTGGAGCACTACCTCAAGTTCAAGCCGAACCCGAAGAAGACAGACACCATGGTGCTGCTGCGCCAGGGAGCACCAGGAGCGCCCATCCTGTTCTTCTGCCCTGCCACTGATGGCACTGTGAACTACCTCCGCAACTACCTGCCGTACCTCCCAGAGGACTGGTCCATGTACGGGTGCCAGACTCCAGGCCTGGAGGGCGAGCAGCAGCCCTACCGGACCATCGAGGAGATCGCCGCCTTCGACGTGAAGCGGATCCTCGAGATCCAGCCAGAGGGCCCCTACTACATTGGCGGCTTCTGCAACGGAGGCCTCGTCTGTTACGAGATCTGTAAGCAGCTGCAGGACCGCGGCAAGCAGGTTGCCCTCTGCCTCGACTTCCTCCCGCTCTTCCCTCGCCAGTGGACGGAGCTGGCCCACCTGGAGTCCCCCCGCAAGCGCGTCGTCCAGGACTTCATGTTCGTGTTCGACGAGTTTCTCGGTAACTCCATGGAGGGCTTCCCGATCGAGGAGGTCCTGAGCAAGGACGACTCGATCCAGATCGACGTCTTCCTGGATCTCCTGCGCAAGCACGGCTACCTCAAGACGGATCAGGAGGAGCTTCTCTTCCGCCACCGCGTCAACGTGTACAACGCGGGCCTGGAGGCCATGCTGGCGTACAAGCCGGCCCTGTACCGCGGCGTCATTGAGGTCATCGCCGCGGGTGAGGAGGCGCAGTACCACAAGGAGATCCAGCAGGACTCGCCGTACGCCACGCACCTGTGCACCGTTCAGACGAACCAGCGGAAGGTGCACTTCGTGGATGTGCCCGGCAAGGTCTTCGTCACCGGCAAGCAGCCCGAGATGGGCATGATTGGTGAGCTCATCCGCGAGATCACCACGCGCGCGGTGGCCAAGTGA